In the genome of Neodiprion pinetum isolate iyNeoPine1 chromosome 2, iyNeoPine1.2, whole genome shotgun sequence, one region contains:
- the LOC124211293 gene encoding uncharacterized protein yields the protein MGQLSKDRVTEARPFCNVGVDYCGPFYTKEKRFRNRARVKIYVAVFVCLVVKAVHLEVVSDMTSEGFIAALRRFVARRGKPSIISSDNGSNFVGAKTEIEDIQRLLGSNEHNIKVHNFLLTKEIKWKFIPPSSPHFGGIWEAAVKSFKHHLRRILGNILLCFEDFNTLVIEIESILNSRPLYPLSSDPNDPLALTPGHFLIGEPITSLPEIDFSTTPSNRLSTWKHVQKLKRDFWSRWHKEYVNELNVRHKWNRGDHTVDVGSIVVIKNDNLLPLQWHLGRVIAAHPGADGIIRTVQVKTATGTFYQSIKKSAPLPIENIERTIASTSGEEL from the coding sequence ATGGGGCAACTATCTAAAGACCGGGTTACAGAAGCACGACCATTCTGCAACGTTGGGGTGGATTATTGCGGTCCATTCTACACGAAGGAAAAACGATTCCGAAATCGAGCCCGAGTCAAAATATACGTCGCGGTTTTCGTGTGTCTCGTAGTCAAGGCTGTTCATCTCGAAGTTGTTAGCGACATGACTTCTGAAGGCTTCATCGCTGCTCTCCGCCGTTTTGTAGCTCGACGTGGAAAACCTTCGATCATCAGCTCGGACAACGGATCGAACTTTGTGGGAGCAAAAACCGAAATCGAAGACATTCAGAGGTTACTTGGTTCAAACGAACATAACATCAAGGTGCATAACTTCTTATTGACAAAGGAGATCAAATGGAAATTTATCCCTCCGTCATCACCACACTTCGGTGGCATCTGGGAAGCAGCGGTCAAATCTTTTAAGCACCATCTGAGACGGATCCTCGGAAATATTCTTCTCTGCTTTGAAGATTTCAACACTCTCGTAATTGAGATCGAGAGTATTTTGAATTCGAGACCGTTATACCCTTTATCCTCGGATCCTAACGACCCTTTAGCTCTTACTCCTGGTCACTTTCTTATTGGCGAACCCATAACTAGCTTGCCTGAGATTGATTTCAGCACAACACCATCCAACCGTCTATCCACCTGGAAACACGTACAGAAACTCAAACGAGATTTCTGGTCAAGATGGCACAAGGAATATGTCAATGAGCTCAATGTTCGACATAAATGGAACAGGGGAGACCACACCGTCGACGTTGGATCTATTGTCGTCATTAAAAACGATAATCTTCTACCATTACAATGGCACTTGGGTCGCGTCATTGCAGCACATCCGGGAGCAGACGGCATCATCCGGACCGTCCAGGTTAAAACGGCGACTGGGACCTTTTATCAAAGCATTAAAAAATCTGCACCACTGcccattgaaaatattgaaaggaCAATCGCATCTACGAGCGGTGAAGAACTCTAA
- the LOC124211294 gene encoding uncharacterized protein yields MYLQVQVRPEDRKYQRILWRDEQGQINNELNTVTFGLSASPFLAIRSLHQLAMDEAEQFPLAADILRRDLYVDDLLTGALTLEEATRLRDESIALLHRGKFNLRQCASNSIDLLCGLTDQSINLQLQSGDDKTLKTLGIYWNSQQDAIIITVKKIAIPNKITKRIILSEVAKIFDPLGLLQPVIVTAKLIMQQLWKLELAWDETLPANIHTEWVDFSSHLSELHNLTFRRKIVSSNSEKIQLHGFCDASEKAYGACRYLRSTNSSGEVYSQLVCTKSRVAPMKRVQTIPRLELCAAKLLTTLHKTVMEALNVQIDRSIFWTDSTIVQHWINTSPHKLKTFVANRIVEIRQATNPDDWRHVRSHENPADQLSRGQSPEEFLRNDLWRTGPSWLKEEESTWPNFKIQIPTLDEKMRKDLCFTVAVNNHEILERYSSIGKLRRILSYCLRMKKDNQFKGIPTVQEIRQTNQRIIKLVQSSSFMQEIHDLQNGKPLNSKSRLLSLSPFLDEAGILRVGGRLRHADISHNQRHPILLPKSNHITNLIIENDHQSHGHAGV; encoded by the coding sequence atgtacctTCAAGTACAAGTGCGGCCCGAAGATCGTAAATATCAAAGAATTCTGTGGCGTGACGAGCAAGGTCAAATAAACAATGAGCTGAACACAGTTACCTTTGGCCTATCAGCCTCTCCGTTTCTGGCCATACGAAGCTTGCATCAACTCGCAATGGACGAAGCGGAACAATTTCCCTTGGCAGCAGATATCCTCCGACGGGACTTATACGTCGACGACCTGCTCACGGGAGCTCTGACCCTCGAAGAAGCCACCAGACTTAGAGACGAAAGTATTGCTTTATTGCATCGAGGCAAATTCAACTTGCGACAGTGCGCGTCAAATTCGATTGACCTCCTGTGCGGCCTGACGGATCAATCGATCAATTTACAACTACAATCCGGCGATGACAAAACATTGAAGACTTTAGGTATTTATTGGAACTCACAGCAAGACGCCATCATTATTACTGTGAAGAAAATTGCGATTCccaataaaattacaaaaagaattattctttccgaagtcgcgaaaatcttcgatccTCTGGGACTGCTCCAACCTGTCATTGTTACGGCTAAACTTATCATGCAGCAATTATGGAAACTGGAGCTGGCTTGGGATGAAACGCTACCCGCCAATATTCATACTGAATGGGTCGATTTTTCGTCACATCTTTCCGAATTACACAACCTGACATTCAGGCGGAAAATAGTATCCAgcaattccgaaaaaataCAACTCCATGGCTTTTGCGATGCTAGCGAAAAGGCATATGGAGCTTGTAGATATTTGCGATCAACAAACTCTTCAGGAGAAGTGTATTCTCAACTTGTCTGCACAAAATCAAGAGTCGCTCCAATGAAAAGGGTACAGACGATACCCCGTCTCGAACTTTGCGCGGCTAAGCTGCTAACAACCCTCCATAAAACCGTTATGGAGGCGCTCAATGTACAAATAGATCGTTCGATATTCTGGACTGATTCTACGATTGTACAACACTGGATCAATACATCCCCccataaattgaaaacatttgTCGCGAATCGAATTGTCGAAATACGACAAGCTACAAATCCGGACGATTGGAGACACGTACGATCGCACGAGAACCCTGCCGATCAATTATCTAGGGGTCAATCGCCGGAAGAATTTTTACGAAACGATCTCTGGAGAACGGGTCCATCCTGGttaaaggaagaagaaagcaCATGGCCGAACTTCAAGATTCAAATTCCAACACTGGACGAGAAAATGAGAAAGGACTTGTGCTTCACCGTTGCCGTCAACAACCACGAAATTCTCGAGCGATATTCTTCGATTGGCAAATTACGACGGATACTATCGTATTGTTTACGAATGAAAAAGGATAATCAATTTAAGGGCATTCCTACCGTTCAAGAGATCCGACAAACTAATCAACGGATAATCAAATTGGTTCAATCTAGCAGCTTCATGCAAGAAATCCACGATCTACAGAACGGAAAACCCCTCAACTCGAAAAGTCGGTTGTTATCACTCAGTCCATTCCTCGACGAAGCCGGAATTTTACGTGTCGGAGGAAGACTGCGACACGCAGACATATCACACAATCAACGTCATCCTATTTTACTTCCAAAGTCGAATCATATAACCAACCTCATTATTGAAAACGACCATCAATCTCATGGCCATGCAGGCGTCTAG
- the LOC124211296 gene encoding uncharacterized protein gives MSFIVDTSVSKLMVTAMGNATDRHKTHIPCRALIDTCSTANFVTEDFAATLRLPRKRCNLSVRTLNGLATQSQGRVTVMISSRDNNYSRTLDFVTVSRIASLVPDTQIDRELIPISPNINLANPGFHKPAPVQMLISAGPALSLLSIGQINLSSPGGPDLYLQKTQLGWVIGGNVAPAIKPQPDFRCYLSEIPPDISAFWEIDEGPSNKHLSKEEQACEDHFSATVSRIEEGRYIVHYRLRPITSFSGSHAKSL, from the coding sequence ATGAGTTTCATCGTCGATACCTCGGTCAGTAAACTTATGGTGACTGCAATGGGCAACGCGACCGATCGTCATAAAACACACATACCTTGCCGAGCTCTCATCGACACATGCTCTACCGCTAATTTCGTCACCGAAGACTTCGCTGCTACATTACGATTACCACGAAAACGATGCAACCTATCGGTCAGGACCCTTAACGGCCTTGCCACACAGAGCCAAGGACGTGTCACGGTCATGATAAGTTCACGTGACAACAATTACAGCAGGACATTGGATTTCGTTACTGTATCCCGCATTGCGTCACTCGTACCTGATACGCAAATTGATCGGGAATTAATACCAATCTCTCCAAATATTAATCTGGCCAATCCCGGCTTTCATAAACCGGCACCCGTTCAAATGCTCATTAGCGCAGGACCGGCATTATCTCTCCTGTCAATCGGGCAGATCAATTTATCCTCACCTGGCGGGCCAGATCTTTACTTACAAAAAACACAACTTGGATGGGTCATTGGAGGTAATGTGGCTCCTGCCATTAAACCACAACCGGATTTTAGATGTTATCTATCCGAAATTCCACCAGACATCTCTGCATTCTGGGAAATCGACGAAGGTCCTTCCAACAAACATTTATCTAAGGAGGAACAAGCCTGCGAGGATCATTTCTCGGCCACTGTGAGCCGAATCGAGGAAGGCCGATACATCGTCCATTACCGTTTAAGGCCAATAACAAGCTTCTCGGGAAGTCACGCGAAATCACTCTAA
- the LOC124211303 gene encoding uncharacterized protein codes for MTPTSPLLTIEACKVRRKTIKAQITIFKNFVESAENSQSFDRLEIRMEGMEKYFNEFHEVQTMLELQQPEEDHESVRMEIENNYYDATARARALIRACNPPTTQRSTEIRESPNPFNFRGQEHRHKRLLQLNPPTFDDQLESWATFKTRFMSMINRNDDLSDSEKLEYLQSALTGKAAKVINSLEATEANYRDAWGLLISKYDNTRKTILRHWNILENLEPVKNENADAIEDLVDTIQQHLRSLKGLKQEVDKWDCVILSLIMRKISKPLTRQWELMLEDNKLPSYQSLIQFLIKYANCSEPKPTQTTQGRQRAKNITRGWQVVKRR; via the coding sequence ATGACACCGACGTCTCCACTACTCACCATCGAGGCGTGTAAGGTACGAAGAAAAACGATTAAGGCCCAAATTACCATATTCAAGAATTTTGTGGAATCGGCGGAAAATTCGCAGTCCTTTGACCGCTTAGAAATCCGCATGGAGGGGATggagaaatattttaacgAATTCCACGAAGTACAAACCATGTTAGAATTGCAACAACCGGAAGAAGATCACGAATCGGTCCGAATGGAAAtcgaaaacaattattatgaCGCGACGGCTCGCGCGAGAGCACTCATACGTGCATGCAACCCGCCAACTACACAGCGGTCTACAGAAATTCGCGAGAGTCCAAACCCTTTTAATTTTCGGGGTCAGGAGCATAGACATAAAAGGCTTCTTCAACTCAACCCACCGACATTTGACGATCAGTTGGAATCGTGGGCGACTTTCAAAACGCGATTCATGTCCATGATTAATCGAAACGACGATTTATCAGACTCGGAAAAGTTAGAGTACTTACAGTCGGCTTTAACGGGCAAGGCAGCCAAGGTAATAAACTCCTTAGAGGCTACTGAAGCCAACTACCGTGATGCATGGggtttattaatttcaaaatatgacaATACTCGGAAAACAATTTTGCGACATTGGAACATATTAGAAAATCTCGAGcctgtgaaaaatgaaaatgcgGATGCAATAGAAGACCTCGTAGACACCATTCAACAGCATCTTCGATCCCTCAAGGGACTCAAACAAGAAGTCGACAAATGGGATTGTGTGATACTCTCTCTCATCATGAGAAAAATTAGTAAACCCTTAACGCGGCAATGGGAGTTAATGTTGGAGGACAATAAACTTCCGTCGTATCAATCATTGATACAATTTCTAATTAAGTACGCGAATTGTTCCGAACCAAAACCAACCCAAACAACGCAGGGCAGGCAAAGGGCAAAAAACATTACTCGCGGGTGGCAAGTTGTTAAACGCAGGTAG